The genomic stretch TATAATTCAAGGCTTTACTGTAGAAGGCCGTGTCCTTGGGGGAACTCTTTAACAAGAACCTTAAGCTTTTGAAGCATCTTCGGCTACAATGTACACTTCTGCTCAAGGTTGTTaaaaagtattaaattaaaCATCACAACTCTCAGGCCCAGCAAAGTTTCTTGATGTATGGGTGGGTTGCTCGGCAACAGGTGAAGAAACCAGAAAAAACCAATTAGAGTCCTTCGAAGCACCTATCAGATGAGCTGATAGTTAATTTAACCCTGTAAGCCTTACATCCATACTGTTTTCTGTACATTTCATTTACAAAAGTAGTTTGGAGAATTTTTTAAAGGATCAGTGTGCTTTCTCCTCATAGATGAGTTTGTAAATTCTTAAAACCTCTCCTGTTCATTTTGTTAAGGTGAGAAGAAAATTGATGTTTGTCTCCCTTTGGACTTAAAGGGTTAAATCTAGGATCTCTTACACTGTTTCCCTATAATCAGCAGGCTTAGCAATGTAATATGATTCAGTGACAAGAACTCCAGGGTAGGTGGGCCCATTACTCTCAAAATCTTCTTTGGAACTTAGATCTAAAATAGTTGCTTGGTTAGGTAATACTTCTTGCAATTTTCCATGGCAAAATTGTTGTCATTAAGAGTCAAGTTGAACGCAAAATATGAGTGTTCTTCTTGATACTGTTTCTGTAAAAAGAATGCCACTGTTAATCGGTAGCTCAGCTAACTGTGATAGCAGAATTTCCTAGGGTTGTTGTTATCTCTGAGTATAATTATTGCTGCCCTTCTCTTGCGATTGCAGATTTTGTCACAGTCATTATCACAGCTATCCTTAAAGTAGTCAGTAGCCTCTTATTCATTGCAGAAACAAGTGGACTCCTCAAAGCTGTAACAACCAGTTTTGGAGGCCACATAACAAAGGGAACTTTCCTGTATAACTAAACAGGGAAATCAAGGGAAATTCTGCAGGGTAATGGGTTCTTAAATGCCCCAGAAAAATTTTGAATATTGGTGGTGAGATGGCCAGCTTTCCGTAGAACCCATGTCTTAAGGTTCTATCAGAAGCAGAGGTGATTATCATgggagcactttctcctcagttatttaacaatGCCTCCTCTGGGATGTTAAACCCATGATCTCCTGCACAGCAGtgaactttttcaaccaatgagacCCACTGGTCCGTCATTTTATCTTCCAAACAGATCAATGGCACTGATATTATGCTATCTTAGCTCTGCTTCAAGCAACATGCTCTCCAACAAAACTTCATTTTCGTCATCTAAAAATGGCTCGTGCAGCCACAGTGACAGGTAAACCATGAGTTGGTCTCTGTTCTTGCAATGTGTAAACTCGGGAACTAGCTTCTCCTTTAGTGAAAGTTCTCTTGTAAAGGAACCAAGAAGTCTTTGGGACGTATCACCTGTAGTTAGACgaacataaatacaaaaatgTATCTTCTATGTGAATTCacccatacaccttattccaaaatggccgccatttaagtattcttttgtttttattcaaattagcccttgatgcctcgttcttaagcttaaaagtcaaaagaatattttatcttgaacgaggcaacaagggccaatttgtatgcacataaatcagtggccattttggaattttgGGATGTGTTTCTGGTTATAACAAATTTCATTTAAGTATCCACTGTATTTGGCACTGGGCAATAATTTAGAGGACAATGTACAAAAATCATATCACCTCatacgttggtttttgaggagaggaaaaAAACCAGAGTATCCGAataaaaacctctcagagcagagcaGAGTATCAACAAACTCAGCCCATATGTGAGGCCAAGTCTGGGAGTCAAACCCGGACcacgttggtgggaggcgagtgctctcgccactgTACTATCCCTGCTTCCTAGTTAAAACTCCCTAGTTTAAACAATGACAGCTTCTTGATGTTCATTAGTTACATAAGCTACGCAGCAAATCATATGGAATGGTAAATTTAAAGTGTTTAGGTAATTGAGCAAAAAGCAGTCTCTTGTTTTATTGCAAAGGTAAGTTCTATCTTTCCTCCCTTTAATAtcggaaataataataataataataataataataccaactttattcattcaatacaatgaGACGGAGAgttaccagaggttatccctatacaAGGGTATCCACCCGGGTGTTTTGGAttagggaggaaaaccggattCCATGAAGAAAAATCCTTGGAAAGCTAAAATGCAACACTGAACATTACTTGAGAGCATAGCAAGAGGTGATACCACCAATTCTTTTGGAGAGCCAAAGCCACAAAAGATATTTATTGAAAAGCTACTCACAGAATTGCTCTATAGTCCAGGTACTGAAGACAGGGTTTCCACAGCAATGTCTCTCATTTTTCTTTAGTTCAAGTAAATTCTTTATAGCATTGAAGTTCTGCACCAAAGCCTCCATTCTCTTGAGTACATCGCCCTAAAAGGAATGGACAATGATCACTCAATCACCTCCCTTCCATTAGATGATCTACACCAATCTCTGAAGAGAAAATATAAGTGGTCAAATATTCAAATGCTGGTTGGAATCCTGTAAGCAATGCCTCTGATTTTTCAAATTACTGCGAGTCGTCTCGACCATTGCCAGTCAACtatcaaatcatcaaagtttgGCACTGAATTTAGGGGAATAGGATAAAGATCGACACAACCCATTTTCATCTTTCTTTGTAACAGGAATCAAAGGAAGAAACAAAGTTATTCACTAAATGACCCCAGCTTCCCCCACCTTGTAGGGGTTATAAAGCAACGTGTCTGCAGTTTGATTCGgttgatgaatgaaagaaatgattgTATATTAGGTGCAGGTTACTATCAAAATCACTAGAGTGGTAAATCTGCCGTTAGAATTTTTAAATGCGAGCTCCAAAAAAATCTTCTCAAGTGATCCGCAAAAGAAGTCGTCACATGACATAAAAAAGTTGTCACATGGTTCATGTAAAGCATGTTAGCGGTAATGGCATTCAACAAGAAACACTTCTTTTGGATCACGTGACATTATTTTTCGGATCACATGACAATTTGTTTAAGATCACGTGTTTAGAATCGAACCGCTTCAGATTCCAATTTCCAACGGCAGTTTTACCGCTCTACTGGTTTTGATAGTATCAATGAAAGATAAAGTGGTCCTCActtttatctggacaatttaaccaAACATTATTGTCTTTAATATACACATGCCAAATTCAAGCGGCTTCacatgggattcaaacccatgacttGTGTGATGCCAGtccaatgctctaccaactgagctattgaCGTagcacagttgggagcaggtcaatttgttgggtttgTGTGTTCCGTGAAAGGaatgataaatgaaagaaatgtgtatttgaagtgcagatCATCGACGACATATTGAAGTGATCCTTGAATCCTGTCGAAGCTGACTGAAACCCAaaccgaaaccggccagacatagtattttactctgtctaatgccagacgattttactcgtcaatggggaacccctgggagtcaatgggttaagcactcgctgaaaaactatgtccccattaattaatAGAGGACCACTTCCATGTTTTGTTTGATTCAGTTGTATAATTTAGTCAATTAAAACATGACAGgaatatattttcctttttaccTCTAAAGAGAGGGTTTGCTTAAAAACAATACCCTTACCAAAGAACCGTAAATTTTGGTTAGTTCTTCATAAGACTTTGAAATTTCTTCCTGCAGCCTAAATGCGGCATCTTCTTCATTTACTATTGCAAGGGAGTTTTCATCATCAACATTGTATCTACGCATAAGAAAGACATTCAGTTTCATCAATCAACTCCAGTCAATTCCcactttgattggttgattacTGTGGCTCATAAATGACATatttatttcaaaagaaaaacttacGACTATGATTCTTGGCAAATAAACCCGAGttgaattttttcttgtttaccAACATTGATGTCACCTTTCTtgtgatattcaaatttgccaaccacagaacaaaagaagtcattgtttcaaaagTCAGTTAGGTCCTGGTTGGCATATTAGTACAATGGATGACGTCGCGAGAAAATAACGTCGCGGCAAAAATAAAAACTCGGATTTTAATTTCAATGCAATGCAACTACCGCGAAATTCACAACTCGGATTTTTAAAGCAAATACTGAGTTCTATTTACTCTCATTTCACAACTTGGATTCCTACTGCGGTAGAAATCTGAGTTGTGAATTTTATAGCGATATATGTACATGCAAATCGGAGTTGTAAGTTTTGCAATTAATATCAAAAAGTTGATGTCCTGTATGAGCCACGGTAATGGGGACATGACATATAACACGACTCACTTTTTTTGAAGCTGTAAATTTACTAATTTGTTGGCCACTGATGTACCTAGTTCATTTAATTTGGACCATTTGTGGACGTTCTCGTGCCAATTTGCACAGCATTCTCTCACGCGTTTAGCTACATCCGATAAATTCTTGCTGGGAGATGACTTTGGTGAGGTTGACTTCGCCGTAACGTCTCTTTTGGACGGTGTTTTTGGCACCTTTGGGGACTTCAATTTTTTCGGTGAAGGagacgccatattgaattagacaGGTGGAAGACTGGGTTTCAGTCGAGGATGTTACTTGGAAACGATACAGAACAAAAGACTGTATATTAGCAACCATGGTATTTACTTAGCAACGCCAATCAAACGCAAAAAAATTCACAGACGATACAAGTTCAATAGTTTGCTGTGTTTCGATCTGATCAAGTCATCAAAGAATTCACTTCCTCAAAATTGTACGCTCTGAGGTAAGAAAGGTGGTATATCTTTTCCTACCCTGACCGATGGAAGGTTTTCAAATAATAGATTTCACTTGTCGATCGCTAGCTTCCTTTACACCGATCGTGTCTTTTGATTCATTGATCGCAGTTTTTAAAATTATCGACTGAATCTTGGTCAATGTTTTACGAAAACAGCAGAGTTTGttgaacaagaaaaacaaggatATCTTACTTACATGTGACTTCG from Montipora capricornis isolate CH-2021 chromosome 12, ASM3666992v2, whole genome shotgun sequence encodes the following:
- the LOC138027836 gene encoding cyclin-dependent kinase 2-interacting protein-like; this encodes MASPSPKKLKSPKVPKTPSKRDVTAKSTSPKSSPSKNLSDVAKRVRECCANWHENVHKWSKLNELGTSVANKLVNLQLQKKYNVDDENSLAIVNEEDAAFRLQEEISKSYEELTKIYGSLGDVLKRMEALVQNFNAIKNLLELKKNERHCCGNPVFSTWTIEQFCDTSQRLLGSFTRELSLKEKLVPEFTHCKNRDQLMVYLSLWLHEPFLDDENEVLLESMLLEAELR